One genomic segment of Alicycliphilus denitrificans K601 includes these proteins:
- a CDS encoding GNAT family N-acetyltransferase, with product MSLDLVAPQPLTSDHHCIDFSCGEPVLDEWLKRRAMANQISGASRTFVAADKEHRVYGYYAMAAGAVSHQLATGSVRRNMPDPVPVMVLARLAVDTQAQGIKLGGSLLQDAVNRAVNVAQNTGVRALLVHALHERAKLFYEYYGFQASPADPLVLMLRLSQAKP from the coding sequence ATGAGCCTTGATCTTGTCGCGCCGCAGCCGCTGACGTCAGATCATCACTGCATCGATTTTTCCTGCGGCGAACCGGTGCTGGATGAATGGCTCAAGCGTCGGGCGATGGCCAATCAGATCAGCGGAGCCAGTCGCACTTTTGTTGCGGCGGATAAAGAGCACCGTGTTTATGGCTACTACGCAATGGCGGCTGGTGCTGTGTCCCATCAGCTCGCCACAGGCAGTGTGCGCAGAAACATGCCTGATCCGGTGCCCGTCATGGTATTGGCCAGGCTTGCCGTCGACACCCAGGCCCAGGGCATCAAGCTGGGTGGCTCCCTACTGCAGGATGCCGTCAACCGGGCGGTGAACGTGGCGCAGAACACGGGCGTTCGTGCCTTGCTGGTTCATGCCCTGCACGAGCGTGCGAAGTTGTTTTACGAGTATTACGGCTTCCAAGCATCTCCGGCTGATCCGCTGGTACTGATGCTGCGCCTGAGCCAGGCCAAGCCGTAA
- a CDS encoding DUF1778 domain-containing protein yields the protein MRAAAINLRALPEQRDLIDHAANLLGKNRSDFMLEAACERAQSVVLDQVHFTLDADKFQQFVDLLDAPPQPNTGLERLFALKPVWNKV from the coding sequence ATGCGTGCTGCCGCCATCAATCTGCGTGCTCTGCCCGAGCAGCGTGACCTCATCGATCACGCCGCCAACCTGCTGGGAAAGAACCGTTCGGACTTTATGCTGGAGGCCGCCTGCGAGCGTGCCCAGTCTGTTGTGCTTGATCAGGTTCACTTCACGCTGGATGCTGACAAATTCCAGCAGTTTGTCGATCTACTCGATGCGCCACCCCAGCCCAACACCGGGCTGGAACGCCTGTTTGCACTGAAGCCTGTCTGGAACAAGGTATGA